In Sulfuracidifex metallicus DSM 6482 = JCM 9184, a single window of DNA contains:
- a CDS encoding zinc-ribbon domain-containing protein, with the protein MEKVFSGRYVNLGSLAQEINSIFISEGWESIVQTMSPMMPQGGSQYADYMIRATKKGHMHHVEEVIVRIAGVPNDFRLIIEEEHIGALGRELMERKLIKTIDKEINDGLFDMPMIPQQISVPQPQSNQVRCSQCGAVNSAGSRFCSSCGAKLM; encoded by the coding sequence ATGGAAAAAGTATTTTCTGGTCGATATGTGAATCTAGGCAGTCTAGCACAAGAGATAAACTCTATTTTTATTAGTGAAGGCTGGGAATCAATAGTTCAGACTATGTCGCCAATGATGCCACAAGGCGGATCTCAGTATGCCGACTACATGATAAGGGCAACTAAGAAAGGACATATGCACCATGTGGAGGAAGTCATAGTTAGAATAGCAGGAGTTCCAAATGATTTCAGACTAATTATAGAAGAGGAACATATTGGAGCTTTAGGCAGGGAGTTAATGGAAAGGAAACTAATTAAAACTATAGATAAAGAAATAAATGATGGATTATTTGATATGCCAATGATACCTCAACAGATTTCAGTTCCGCAGCCTCAATCAAATCAAGTTAGGTGCTCTCAATGTGGAGCAGTAAATTCGGCTGGATCTAGGTTCTGTAGTTCATGTGGAGCTAAGTTGATGTGA
- a CDS encoding LSm family protein, with amino-acid sequence MAETAHKVLAESLNNVVLVKLKGDKKVRGTLKSYDQHMNLVLSDSEEIQPDGSGRKLGTMVIRGDNVILISPLQ; translated from the coding sequence TTGGCGGAAACGGCTCATAAAGTATTGGCGGAGTCTCTAAATAATGTAGTCCTAGTTAAACTTAAGGGAGATAAGAAAGTGAGAGGTACGCTGAAAAGCTATGATCAGCATATGAATCTAGTCCTTTCCGATTCTGAAGAGATTCAGCCAGACGGCAGCGGAAGAAAATTAGGTACAATGGTAATTAGAGGAGATAATGTAATACTTATTTCTCCACTTCAGTGA
- a CDS encoding 50S ribosomal protein L37e, with translation MKGTPSFGKMNRGASHIRCRRCGRNSYNPQKHYCSACGFGKSKRIRRYSWQNKKVNGIRLV, from the coding sequence ATGAAGGGTACTCCATCTTTTGGAAAAATGAATAGAGGTGCCTCCCATATTAGATGCAGGAGGTGTGGAAGAAATTCGTATAATCCTCAGAAACACTATTGCTCTGCATGTGGCTTTGGAAAAAGTAAGAGAATAAGAAGATACAGCTGGCAGAACAAAAAGGTTAATGGAATAAGGTTAGTTTAA